Genomic window (Thermodesulfobacteriota bacterium):
TTGTAGAAGGAGGCAAAAGCTCTCCCTCAACATCAAAATTCTTTTCCAGGGACCCTCCGAGAAATCTGATTAAAATTGCCTTTACAGCACCTAGGTTCGACTCTGCACGAATTAGCTCTCTCTCGAATTTTAAGGTCTCAACTTTAGCTTTAATTAAATCTAACTCTCTGGATTCGCCAAACTCGACTTTGCGCTCAATAATGGAAAGTAGAGACTTACTCGTATCCAGATTCTGTTTTGAGATTTCAACATCTTTTTTAGCAAGGAGAATCGAATAGAAAAGCTCTTTAGTGGTAAAAATAAGCTCAGTCTGAACTGCATCTTTTTCAAATTCGGTGACCTTTATTTCCTCCTCGGCGACTTTTCCTCTGTAGCGACGTTTGAGAGGCCATTCCACGGGCTGTGTTACTGCAATGCCGTACTCCGCGTCCGTATTATTGTTCTCTCGAGACCTGCCTCTATCTAAAAAGAATTCAACCTCCGGGTTTGGATAAGCCCTTGAGGCTCTAAGATCCCCCTTTGCGATATCGATACTGGAGATAGCCGAGGATAAAGACGGATTCTTATCAATCGCCATCTCCGTTAATTCGTCGATGCTGTATTTTCTCTGAGCTTTGTTCTCCTGAGCTATGGCATGAGAACCCCAAAGAATTATTATGATTGTAATATGATATAGGATTAACGTGATGGTCTTGACGTTCTTGCTTGATCTCAATAAATCTTCACGCACAATCATCCCAAATGCTTCTGCCAACATGTGATTTCTCCTCGACAAATTGAAGAACTAAGACCCGGATATGCCGGCTTATCGGGCGCACAATTGTCGGACCCGCTTGCCGAGCTGGGGAAAAGGTAAAAAACTTGTGAGGATTTAACAGATAAGAATTGTGGTTTGGAGTGAATCCAGACTTGGATTAGTTTTGGGAGATTCTTGAATTAGAGTTTTTTTCATTGAAGTTTCTTCAAACATAGGTAGCGACAATACATATACCACAAAAGCATATATGCCTATATGTGATTCTAACTCATTTGAAGAAACAACCTTTTTTCCTGAACTATTTTCGGAAATGCGGATATCAGTACAATCGCCACAGTGAGTGGATTCTGAGTAGCCTATGGTTTTTAAATCAGATTGTTGAGTATTCATAGAAATTGAAATAGATCCGCAGCAATAGCCCACATTTTTATTCTCTAAGGCTATATGCCCATCAGCACCAAAACATAATACGATCCCTGGAAGGGTTATTTGGAATAATAAAAGTAATGGGATTAGGATATTATAATAATGACGCAAGTGTACGTAGTCTCGTTTGCGGTTCATGAAATTCAAAAGTTTACCCTACTATCGAAACTGATGTTTCCGTTGTTGATTACCATCAGTATAATTTGAACATTATATCATTACCTGTTTCTTGAGCTTATTATTTTTCATTACATTTTCTCGAGTATGCTCGTTTACAAAATACATACTAGCCCGCAAATGTCAATTCCGTACTGAACACTAATGGGCGGGGCATTATTACCATATCTTGAAAAATTACGGATGGTTATTTGCTATTCCTTGATAATAAAAGGGGCTACCAAGTAGCCCCGTGTTTGTTGGGATTATAAATCTTCGGGAAAATGCTTCTTAAATATTATCTAATTTGCCATAAGGCACATTCAACAACTTGGCCTTATTCTTATTCATCCATTCTTCAATCTCACTAAGCTTGAATCGAATCAGCCTGCCGACCCTGTAGTGAGGTATATTCAGGGTGGCTACAATGTGATATGCGGTTTGTTTCTTCACTTTTAAAAATTGCGCAAGGTCAACAACATCAACAAACGGCTCTTGCATGAAATCCCATATCACCTCCCCGCAAATTTATTGCGAATTACTTTTTTAATTAGTCACCTCCTACGTATGAATTTAATAACCTATAGAAATATTACGTAATTATTCGAAAAGTTCAATTCATAGTATTTAAAACTCTACTTGACTCGAATTCTAAGTACGTGCTAATATTATAATAACAAATAAAGGATGGTGATAATATATGTGTGGTCCCAGTGGGCCTATAGAACCTGTGTGATAGCAAATAACCAGTGTTCTGATAACAAATATTTTGGAAGTTTTGCACCATAAAGGTCGAATTTAGCTTTGATTGATTCTTTCAATTATAAGGGAATCTAGCTTTTCAATCTTAGAACAATTTTCCCCATTAAACTTATGGTTAAGTTTACATACAAAAAAGGACCAAGGGGTCCTATAGAACCTGTTTAAATTGATACTTTGTAATCAATAATTGTGTTTTTCTTAACTTCGTTGAAGCTAAAGGAAGCGATGTTTCCATTTATATTAAGAGACTCTGGTTTTGGATGAAACACCTTAATATCCTTTAGCTTTCCAAATTTTTCATTGAGATTGATTTTAATTGTAAGACGACCAATATCTCTACGCGGATCTCTGTAACCGCATTTAGAAACTCCGTCTTTTACTAAATCATTCCACCCCCCAGGCCATTTCCAATGAAATTTTATCAATTCGGGCATTTCTTTAATACCTTCACCTTTTACCAACCTCGCCACAAATCTTCTTGTAAAATCTGACTGATGAATTTTAGTTGTTTCTAACTCCTCATTTTTTCTTTTAACACTGAGTCCCAATTCAGAATCATCATTAATAGTTGGACATCTATCTGTTACTCCTATATATACATGTAGCTCATTTATTTCACAGTTAAGGTTGCTTGCTATTTTTTCTTCTCCATCACAAAGCAAATCCCCATTAGCAGCAACTGTGTATTTCAGTTCAAGATCATATACTTTATAAGGGTTGATGCCTCTCTTCCTTACAAACTCTTTTGTTCTCTTAAATTTATTCACATCATAGAAATAATTCTTTTTGTCAACTATGTAAAAGTCTTTATAAAGACTTATAACATAATAACTTGACTTGGTACCCATTCTCCATGCATTACTATCGTTTTCCTTCCTCATGCTCGTACCTGCAGACAAAATAA
Coding sequences:
- a CDS encoding TolC family protein, producing MLAEAFGMIVREDLLRSSKNVKTITLILYHITIIIILWGSHAIAQENKAQRKYSIDELTEMAIDKNPSLSSAISSIDIAKGDLRASRAYPNPEVEFFLDRGRSRENNNTDAEYGIAVTQPVEWPLKRRYRGKVAEEEIKVTEFEKDAVQTELIFTTKELFYSILLAKKDVEISKQNLDTSKSLLSIIERKVEFGESRELDLIKAKVETLKFERELIRAESNLGAVKAILIRFLGGSLEKNFDVEGELLPPSTIYSIDEIAEKVSTFNPQLKAQEAEVKRAGFSILEQKHMIVPDIFLQGFYDKEIDKTDLGGGIGISIPFWYQNQGGIQSAKAEERKAASDLRLLEIETGNLIDDEYKNYKIAFEQSKIFSEELLSQAKRSLEIAEFSYEQGETELLDVLDALRTYRDTLREYYQVLYEFYVTEITLEKIAGGNL
- a CDS encoding helix-turn-helix domain-containing protein → MQEPFVDVVDLAQFLKVKKQTAYHIVATLNIPHYRVGRLIRFKLSEIEEWMNKNKAKLLNVPYGKLDNI
- a CDS encoding metallophosphoesterase, with protein sequence MKQEVIKLVHLSDLHFGREDEDKKASILEDLHEESPDIIVITGDILDFPYSSFYKSAQDFYNKLVSITGNNVFCVPGNHDLTRIPLLKRKFKSSFGEAGTFGRFITINHMDLFIAGIDTSDIWNFFTTKGKIRKSDWESVENIINMVKQDKGESRFNSSYKIFLLHHHPLPTKDDKSEGILYLKESGKFLAFLVDEGFDLVLHGHKHDPIEQLLSYNVGGEGEELVILSAGTSMRKENDSNAWRMGTKSSYYVISLYKDFYIVDKKNYFYDVNKFKRTKEFVRKRGINPYKVYDLELKYTVAANGDLLCDGEEKIASNLNCEINELHVYIGVTDRCPTINDDSELGLSVKRKNEELETTKIHQSDFTRRFVARLVKGEGIKEMPELIKFHWKWPGGWNDLVKDGVSKCGYRDPRRDIGRLTIKINLNEKFGKLKDIKVFHPKPESLNINGNIASFSFNEVKKNTIIDYKVSI